The following coding sequences are from one Brienomyrus brachyistius isolate T26 chromosome 2, BBRACH_0.4, whole genome shotgun sequence window:
- the atp6v0a2b gene encoding V-type proton ATPase 116 kDa subunit a — MGSLFRSEEMCLAQLFLQSGSAYDCVCELGELGLVEFRDLNPSVSSFQRKFVNEIKRCEEMERILGYLLREIKKADIPLPDGEVNPIAPLPKHVLLIMEQLQRLEVELSEVTRNKDKLQKNLLELREYMHMLHITPSFVHRTAEREPVQAQYEEFPFLEKDSVMDYTSMQRLGAKLGFISGLIHRAKIEAFERMLWRVCKGYTILSYSEIDEYLEDPDTGERTKSVVFLVSFWGDQIGQKVKKICDCYHCHLYPYPNSNEERMEVVEGLRTRIQDLNIVLHRTEEYLRQVLNKASESVYTWVVQVKKMKAIYHILNLCSFDVTNKCLIAEVWCPVNDLPALRRALEEGSRKSGATVPSFVNRIPTKDTPPTLMRTNKFTSGFQNIVEAYGVGNYREVNPAPYTIITFPFLFAVMFGDLGHGIIMALFAWWMVLFEDNRKLRQTRNEFLTTFFEGRYIILMMGLFSTYTGLIYNDCFSKSLNIFGSGWSVKAMFSQNHWTNETLHSNALLSLDPSVPGVFGGPYPLGIDPVWNIATNRLSFLNSYKMKMSVILGIIHMSFGVVLSVFNHLHFKRKFSLYLVFLPELLFLLCLFGYLVFMIFYKWLAFSSVNSRVAPSILIHFINMFLMQGDAPTPLYPGQAGFQVFLLVTALLSVPVLLLGKPVYLYWLQHGGRGLGMYRGYERVRHSSDEELCLLRDQDMEEGGSHNNHSSSREDQSEEFDFAEVFLHQSIHTIEYCLGCISNTASYLRLWALSLAHAQLSEVLWAMVMRVGLRVDTSVGIIFLVPVFSLFAVLTVFILLVMEGLSAFLHAIRLHWVEFQNKFYSGTGVKFAPFAFSLLPSSFELHGLL, encoded by the exons ATGGGCTCGCTGTTCCGGAGCGAGGAGATGTGCCTGGCCCAGCTCTTCCTGCAGTCCGGGTCGGCCTACGACTGTGTCTGCGAACTCGGAGAACTGGGGCTGGTGGAGTTCAGGGAT CTTAACCCCAGTGTCAGTTCCTTCCAGCGTAAATTTGTCAACGAAATCAAGAGGTGTGAAGAAATGGAGAGAATTCTAG GGTACCTTCTGAGAGAGATAAAGAAAGCAGACATCCCTCTTCCCGATGGTGAGGTCAACCCTATTGCCCCACTGCCGAAACACGTACTGCTTATAATG GAGCAGCTTCAGAGGCTTGAGGTGGAGCTGAGTGAGGTGACCAGGAACAAGGATAAGCTGCAGAAGAACCTTCTGGAGCTGAGGGAATATATGCACATGCTGCACATCACCCCAAGCTTCGTGCACCGTACCGCTGAG CGAGAGCCAGTGCAGGCGCAGTACGAGGAATTCCCCTTCCTGGAGAAGGACTCTGTGATGGACTACACCAGCATGCAGAGGCTGGGAGCCAAACTTGG GTTTATCTCAGGCCTCATCCACCGGGCAAAGATTGAGGCTTTTGAGCGCATGCTATGGAGAGTCTGCAAAGGCTACACTATCCTCAGCTACTCTGAGATCGATGAGTACCTGGAAGACCCAGATACG GGTGAACGCACCAAAAGTGTTGTCTTCCTCGTCTCCTTCTGGGGAGACCAGATTGGGCAAAAAGTGAAAAAGATCTGTGACTG CTACCACTGTCACCTGTACCCTTACCCGAACAGTAACGAAGAACGGATGGAGGTGGTGGAAGGCCTCAGGACTCGCATCCAAGACCTGAACATC GTCCTTCATAGGACAGAGGAATACTTGAGGCAGGTACTGAACAAGGCCTCGGAGTCTGTCTACACATGGGTGGTTCAAGTCAAGAAGATGAAGGCtatctaccacattctaaaccTGTGCAGCTTCGATGTGACCAACAAGTGTCTCATAGCTGAAGTGTGGTGCCCAGTGAATGACCTGCCTGCCCTACGGAGGGCACTAGAGGAGGGCTCG CGGAAAAGTGGTGCTACAGTCCCTTCTTTTGTGAACCGCATCCCAACCAAGGACACGCCGCCCACCCTTATGAGGACCAATAAATTCACCTCGGGCTTCCAGAACATTGTCGAGGCCTATGGTGTGGGGAACTACAGAGAAGTCAACCCAG CTCCTTACACCATCATCACCTTCCCATTTTTGTTTGCGGTGATGTTTGGTGACCTTGGGCATGGCATCATCATGGCGCTTTTCGCCTGGTGGATGGTACTGTTCGAGGACAACCGAAAGTTGAGACAAACGCGTAACGAG TTCTTGACCACATTCTTTGAGGGCCGCTACATCATCTTGATGATGGGCCTCTTCTCCACCTACACCGGACTGATCTACAACGACTGCTTCTCCAAGTCTCTCAACATCTTTGGCTCAGGCTGGAGCGTTAAGGCCATGTTCTCCCAGAATCACTGGAC GAATGAAACTTTGCACTCAAATGCCTTGCTAAGCCTTGACCCCAGTGTTCCTGGGGTGTTTGGAGGACCGTACCCCCTGGGCATAGATCCG GTTTGGAACATAGCAACAAACCGTCTCTCCTTCCTGAACTCCTACAAGATGAAGATGTCTGTGATCCTGGGCATCATTCACATGAGCTTTGGGGTCGTTCTAAGTGTCTTCAATCACCT GCACTTCAAGAGAAAGTTCAGCCTGTACCTGGTCTTCCTTCCGGAGCTACTCTTCCTATTGTGCCTCTTCGGCTACCTGGTCTTCATGATCTTCTACAAGTGGCTGGCCTTCTCTTCGGTGAACTCGCGTGTGGCTCCCAGCATCCTCATCCACTTCATCAATATGTTCCTCATGCAGGGGGATGCCCCGACGCCGCTCTACCCCGGGCAG GCAGGTTTCCAGGTGTTCCTCTTGGTGACTGCATTGCTGTCCGTACCAGTGCTGCTCCTGGGAAAACCAGTCTACCTCTACTGGCTGCAGCAtgggggcagagggctgggaatgTACAGG GGATACGAGCGAGTACGGCATAGCAGCGATGAGGAGCTTTGCCTCCTGCGCGACCAGGATATGGAAGAGGGTGGTAGTCATAACAACCACTCCTCCAGCAGAGAGGACCAGTCGGAGGAG TTTGACTTTGCGGAGGTGTTCCTGCACCAGTCCATCCACACCATTGAGTACTGCTTGGGCTGCATCTCCAACACAGCCTCCTACCTGAGGCTATGGGCTTTGAGCCTGGCACATGCCC AGCTGTCGGAGGTGCTCTGGGCCATGGTGATGCGCGTCGGGCTGCGGGTTGACACCAGCGTGGGCATCATCTTCCTGGTGCCTGTGTTCAGCCTGTTTGCTGTGCTCACCGTCTTCATCCTGCTGGTTATGGAGGGCCTGTCTGCCTTTCTTCATGCCATACGGCTGCACTG GGTGGAGTTCCAAAATAAATTCTACAGTGGGACAGGTGTCAAGTTTGCACCTTTTGCgttctccctcctcccctccagtTTCGAACTCCATGGCCTGCTGTGA
- the tctn2 gene encoding tectonic-2: MTIILHKSLYIILIALITEAYTNVAFQPASITASGPKVTAFLLGNTSGVSLTLNRVQASNITGRLPPPSCGQRDSGQWAITTETLSKSVLKVELILNRSLQLCGNDTDCCPQPLCVLETLRVSACRGDSHQAALLLQAEIYALDLPTGPASYNKTVIPNQVYQPLGPCPCDLTAGTCDILCCCDQDCSPDTQQLFKSQCIPGPFGGSIAPVPDYQCSEQSSRNEPDWFPFLCVTSPPENSPFLGLFYQGEMIVPRRNPSFEGRSPSPALPLSSYRQGDPIFTEDGQYFTIPQRSMVGQCVSNAPVAFLQDFRAWCPGRLQSCPTSPVLRLRVRDGFGGVITVRVEEVLTKDLSPFVSVRGQAGKRSPTESSWFPGKVQASPAEAQQNWSKLCENATLALDYSFFWRANGLTGIVLRRTVGDVPLDPGATLTVWFSAEFVNKNASAQPSPRNPGYIAGKPIIGGSVDRDTGAVRRTPISMWQPVGDGLCASAGKKPVLFGENSTTGCLVLLSMQDLTQCNQLRETIHRGLGDLVTASYVAKNGNPNSFNLDEWVNITHVLLNATTPLEDSVGVCKDVPSHLNIHIFSTVTGQGTSHQIQALEVSYTLSTWRVGCGGGDPRACQDSAITQGFPVSSAVTFINIPAQSRQIKTRFQINYTEYDCDRNDVCWPQLLYPLTRYYTGEPYSISLAKGLILVFFFIAASLLGAPWRQIRQAWSTAIF, translated from the exons atgaCCATCATTTTACATAAAAGCTTGTATATTATTCTTATTGCACTTATCACTGAGGCATATACAAATGTTG CTTTCCAGCCAGCATCTATCACAGCCTCTGGACCAAAAGTGACAGCTTTCTTATTGGGAAACACCTCTGGAGTTTCTCTTACTCTCAACAGAGTCCAAGCGTCCAATATAACTG GTCGTCTTCCACCACCATCTTGTGGACAGAGAGATTCTGGGCAGTGGGCTATTACCACTGAGACCTTAAGCAAG AGTGTGCTGAAGGTTGAGTTGATCCTGAACCGCAGCCTGCAGCTCTGTGGAAACGACACGGACTGCTGTCCTCAGCCGTTGTGCGTGCTGGAGACGCTGCGGGTCTCAGCCTGCCGGGGAGACTCACATCAGGCTGCGCTGCTGCTGCAGGCTGAGATTTATGCTCTGGATCTCCCCACTGGGCCTGCTTCTT ACAATAaaacagtgattcccaaccaAGTTTACCAGCCACTAGGCCCATGTCCCTGTGATCTGACAGCTGGAACCTGCGACATACTTTGTTGTTGTGATCAG GACTGCTCCCCTGACACCCAGCAGCTGTTTAAGTCCCAGTGCATCCCAGGACCATTTGGTGGCTCTATTGCTCCTGTCCCTGATTACCAATGTTCTGAGCAGTCCTCTAGAAATGAACCGGATTGGTTTCCTTTCCTCTGTGTCACCTCCCCGCCGGAAAACAGCCCCTTTCTGGGTCTCTTCTACCAGGGGGAGATGAT CGTACCCAGGCGTAATCCATCCTTTGAGGGCCGCTCTCCTTCCCCTGCCCTTCCACTCAGCTCCTACCGCCAGGGAGATCCCATCTTCACGGAGGATGGCCAGTATTTTACGATCCCCCAG AGATCCATGGTGGGCCAGTGTGTCAGCAACGCACCGGTAGCCTTCCTGCAGGACTTCCGTGCTTGGTGCCCAGGCCGTCTTCAGTCCTGCCCAACGTCTCCTGTGCTGAGGCTAAGAGTCAGGGATGGATTTGGGG GTGTGATCACAGTGCGTGTGGAGGAGGTGCTCACCAAAGACCTGAGCCCCTTTGTGTCTGTCCGCGGTCAGGCTGGGAAACGGAGCCCAACTGAGTCCTCATGGTTCCCTGGGAAAGTACAAGCCTCACCTGCAG AGGCCCAGCAGAACTGGAGCAAGCTGTGTGAGAATGCCACCTTGGCCCTGGACTATTCATTCTTCTGGAGAGCTAATGGACTCACGGGCATCGTGCTCCGTCGGACCGTTGGCGACGTGCCTCTGGATCCGGGTG CCACTCTGACAGTCTGGTTCTCAGCTGAATTTGTGAACAAAAATGCATCTGCCCAGCCCAGTCCCCGCAACCCAG GTTATATTGCTGGCAAGCCCATCATCGGGGGCTCTGTGGACAGGGACACGGGGGCAGTGCGGAGGACGCCGATCAGCATGTGGCAGCCAG TGGGAGACGGACTCTGTGCTTCAGCTGGGAAAAAGCCTGTCCTGTTTGGAGAGAATTCAACGACAGGCTGCCTGGTGCTCCTGAGCATGCAAGATCTCACCCAGTGTAACCAGCTCAG GGAGACCATCCACAGAGGTCTGGGTGATTTGGTGACCGCGTCGTATGTAGCCAAGAATGGCAACCCTAACTCATTCAACTTGGACGAATGGGTGAACATTACCC ATGTACTGCTGAATGCCACCACCCCTTTGGAAGACTCTGTTGGCGTCTGTAAGGACGTCCCCTCCCACCTGAACATTCACATCTTCAGCACTGTCACAGGGCAAGGCACTAGTCATCAGATCCAAGCCTTGGAGGTCAG TTACACCTTGTCGACATGGAGGGTAGGCTGTGGGGGTGGAGATCCCCGGGCCTGTCAGGACTCTGCCATTACCCAGGGCTTCCCTGTGTCTTCTGCTGTCACATTTATCAACATTCCTGCCCAAAGTCGACAAATCAAAACCAG GTTCCAGATCAACTATACAGAGTATGACTGTGACAGGAATGACGTCTGCTGGCCCCAGCTTCTCTACCCATTGACAAGATACTACACAG GTGAACCCTACTCAATCTCGCTTGCTAAAGGGCTGATTTTGGTCTTCTTTTTCATTGCCGCCTCCCTACTGGGGGCCCCATGGAGACAGATTCGTCAGGCCTGGAGCACTGCAATTTTTTGA